One window of Aspergillus oryzae RIB40 DNA, chromosome 3 genomic DNA carries:
- a CDS encoding saccharopine dehydrogenase family protein (predicted protein), whose product MTDSTNLKPVVFIGAAGEMCRVAVERFAKASNAQLVLADLNTTVIESLAASFPSGRATTQKLDLFDEAALANLISGAGLVVLGAGPYSKTSQPVVKACIKAKVPYLDFDDDVESTQDALNLNQEAKKAGVPLYIGCGASPGLSNVMVMDATSELDTVNSIDICWLVGDEASVGKAVLQHLMHIAAGPCLTWVDSKPTVNESWVGTTYAPMYAEDGERLLHETAHPEPVTLPRLFPHASRIQCFGSLDPKPLNGIARGLGSAVRTKALSLDDAVDFLYNLASKPPLEGGLGGAFEACKGHLRGGDITLKELFGVISHSVGPLRYALWGMLEQIWNGECTTAEVVTYIMNAITGTKIENRGNTLVRATGMRGGVPTVITKRNPKNGKDSYLCQSMGTVTGTSTAAFMVMALEDGRKRSGVFCPEDWAKPDVFYRALERVGVPRDEIIESI is encoded by the coding sequence ATGACCGATTCTACAAACCTCAAGCCCGTTGTCTTCATCGGCGCAGCCGGCGAGATGTGTCGAGTGGCTGTGGAGCGATTTGCGAAAGCCAGCAATGCTCAGCTTGTTCTTGCGGATCTCAATACCACTGTCATCGAATCCCTTGCCGCCAGCTTTCCCTCTGGCCGGGCAACTACTCAGAAGCTCGATCTCTTCGACGAAGCTGCCCTTGCCAATCTGATTAGTGGCGCCGGACTGGTTGTCCTAGGTGCAGGGCCATATTCCAAGACTTCTCAACCAGTCGTCAAAGCATGCATCAAGGCCAAAGTTCCTTATCTCGactttgatgatgatgtcgagaGTACTCAAGACGCCCTTAATCTTAATCAGGAAGCCAAAAAGGCGGGCGTGCCTCTCTATATTGGTTGTGGTGCATCACCAGGGCTGAGTAATGTCATGGTGATGGACGCCACGAGTGAACTCGACACTGTCAATAGCATCGACATCTGCTGGCTTGTCGGTGACGAAGCTAGTGTTGGGAAAGCTGTACTGCAGCATTTGATGCACATAGCTGCTGGACCATGCTTGACCTGGGTCGATTCGAAGCCAACTGTGAACGAATCTTGGGTCGGGACCACCTATGCGCCCATGTATGCCGAAGACGGTGAGAGACTCTTGCATGAAACGGCCCATCCTGAGCCGGTGACACTGCCGCGTCTTTTCCCACATGCCTCTCGAATTCAATGCTTCGGCTCGTTAGATCCGAAGCCACTCAATGGCATTGCTCGTGGTCTGGGGTCTGCTGTCCGCACCAAGGCTTTGTCACTGGACGATGCAGTTGATTTTTTATACAACTTGGCAAGCAAACCACCACTGGAGGGTGGCTTGGGTGGGGCCTTTGAAGCATGCAAAGGACACCTCCGTGGTGGTGATATTACCCTCAAGGAGCTTTTTGGCGTGATCAGCCACTCTGTTGGCCCTCTGCGGTACGCTTTATGGGGAATGCTTGAGCAAATTTGGAACGGCGAGTGCACCACCGCCGAGGTTGTGACTTATATCATGAACGCAATAACTGGCACCAAAATCGAAAACCGAGGGAACACGCTTGTGAGAGCAACCGGTATGCGTGGTGGGGTGCCGACAGTGATCACCAAACGCAACCCTAAAAACGGCAAGGATTCCTACTTATGCCAGAGTATGGGCACAGTTACTGGAACATCAACTGCTGCCTTCATGGTCATGGCGCTGGAAGACGGACGCAAGCGAAGTGGTGTCTTTTGCCCGGAAGACTGGGCTAAGCCCGATGTGTTTTACAGGGCCTTGGAGCGGGTTGGAGTCCCCAGAGATGAGATTATCGAGTCTATCTAA
- a CDS encoding flavin monoamine oxidase family protein (predicted protein), whose product MGEVFDVAVIGAGMAGIVAARDLSKNGHKVVLVEARDRLGGRTYMDHACGGILELGGGYVHWTQPHVWCELQRHGISVNPPMEEGMHYWLADGAVHTGSAADFYKTALPLLERLFADSRDRFPMPCNPTAIDNTEIEKESIEDRINSLNLSSYERDVLEGVLSGVVHSYKDHGIAQLLHAVATYFGNFSAFFETAGTWSIQGGTKRLIDAIMAETSAKLLTSTPVSSIADKGSRVIIGTRHGKEIHARKAIVALPLNTIGDVQITPRLPDMARSMIARKNPTMAGKLWIRVRGEIKPFSIYAPAGKYPLNAARTEKYFDGDTLVLCMCSDDASICCEDRVGVQAALRRFIPSIEVVDFAYHSWVGDEFSKGGWMMNRPGFFTTGATELRRPHGNIHFAGSDVSASEPGSIEGALSSGAQAARDVFIKLNKQRL is encoded by the coding sequence ATGGGCGAAGTATTCGATGTTGCAGTGATCGGGGCTGGCATGGCCGGCATAGTCGCAGCTCGTGACCTCAGCAAGAACGGCCACAAAGTGGTCTTGGTAGAGGCTCGTGATCGTCTTGGAGGTCGAACCTATATGGACCATGCGTGTGGTGGTATTCTTGAACTAGGGGGGGGCTACGTACACTGGACACAACCGCACGTCTGGTGCGAGCTTCAGCGCCATGGAATATCCGTCAACCCCCCAATGGAGGAAGGCATGCATTACTGGCTGGCCGATGGCGCTGTACACACGGGCAGCGCTGCTGATTTCTATAAAACCGCATTGCCCCTTCTGGAACGACTATTTGCAGACAGTCGTGATCGATTCCCGATGCCATGCAATCCCACCGCGATCGACAACACCGAGATCGAGAAAGAGTCGATCGAGGACCGCATCAATTCGTTGAACCTCTCCTCCTATGAGCGGGATGTTCTGGAGGGGGTATTGTCCGGTGTGGTGCATTCTTACAAAGATCATGGCATTGCGCAACTGCTGCACGCCGTCGCCACCTACTTTGGAAATTTCAGTGCTTTTTTTGAAACGGCCGGCACTTGGAGTATTCAGGGTGGTACGAAGAGACTCATTGATGCCATAATGGCTGAAACGAGTGCCAAACTACTCACGTCTACTCCAGTAAGCTCCATTGCCGATAAAGGCTCTCGGGTTATCATTGGAACTCGGCATGGCAAGGAGATCCATGCTCGGAAGGCGATAGTCGCACTTCCACTCAATACCATTGGCGACGTGCAGATCACACCGCGGTTACCCGACATGGCACGATCGATGATCGCGAGAAAGAATCCAACCATGGCTGGTAAACTTTGGATTCGAGTTCGGGGCGAAATCAAACCCTTTAGTATCTACGCACCAGCTGGGAAATACCCGCTCAATGCCGCGAGAACGGAGAAGTACTTTGATGGGGATACGCTCGTTCTTTGCATGTGTTCTGATGATGCTTCTATTTGTTGCGAGGATCGCGTGGGCGTGCAAGCAGCGCTGCGGAGGTTCATACCGAGTATTGAGGTTGTCGATTTCGCGTACCATAGTTGGGTCGGCGATGAATTTTCTAAGGGAGGCTGGATGATGAATCGGCCGGGATTCTTTACAACCGGTGCTACGGAACTCCGACGGCCACATGGCAACATTCATTTTGCAGGCAGCGATGTTTCGGCGAGTGAGCCGGGCTCTATTGAGGGTGCTCTGTCGAGCGGCGCACAAGCTGCTCGTGACGTCTTTATCAAGCTAAACAAACAGAGACTATAG
- a CDS encoding uncharacterized protein (predicted protein) — MASIRIADIHRPDLTNSEKIGPSITDVEHLSSYNWIESSTPTIAVPGCPPLWSPAKTPKKVAKDSGLIYIAQNAVRHPESPLEPLFRSLYIENPLYNIRLVDLITDRNNIRKLLSFINPNLSKNGLEPFTIGVEVTNNTAIFCRMEAETCMFIGPHEFRGYGHEFEKAFTTTQVSASTGHHRIISYNLGDLKFIVRYETDAYVDELSGVQSRNVELENGSLLSMMKTMSLSQLESRSRLPAESKLVMKEEGKQVSIQSTLEIKTRVAHKPINIQEVLPQLWVSQTPNLVRAYHKGGLFEPPEVEAVTREITKWEEDHASDLRGLVILIKEIIRVARENDGNAVIKYDGRSDNLEVWRRNGSKMLPDDLYSKLDNKMESVQAIGSDS; from the coding sequence ATGGCTTCCATTCGGATCGCAGACATCCATCGCCCAGATCTGACAAATTCTGAGAAAATAGGGCCATCCATCACAGATGTGGAGCATTTGTCCTCTTATAATTGGATCGAATCGTCCACCCCCACTATTGCCGTCCCCGGCTGCCCTCCTCTTTGGTCCCCAGCCAAAACCCCCAAGAAAGTGGCCAAGGACTCTGGGCTCATTTACATCGCTCAAAACGCGGTTCGCCATCCTGAAAGCCCTCTTGAACCACTCTTTCGCTCGTTGTATATTGAAAATCCTCTATACAACATACGCCTAGTTGACCTAATAACTGATCGAAACAATATTCGCAAACTTTTATCGTTCATCAACCCAAATCTCTCTAAAAATGGACTTGAACCCTTTACCATTGGCGTCGAGGTGACGAACAATACGGCGATTTTTTGTCGAATGGAAGCCGAAACATGTATGTTTATCGGGCCACACGAGTTCCGGGGTTACGGTCACGAGTTTGAGAAAGCGTTCACCACTACCCAGGTTTCCGCTAGTACTGGGCATCATAGGATTATCTCCTACAACCTCGGTGATTTAAAATTCATAGTGCGCTACGAAACTGACGCATatgttgatgagctttcaGGAGTTCAATCTCGAAATGTGGAATTGGAAAATGGGAGCTTACTGAGCATGATGAAAACCATGTCTCTTTCGCAACTCGAAAGTCGCTCTCGCCTTCCCGCCGAGTCCAAACTAGtgatgaaagaagaaggcaaacaaGTATCAATTCAGTCAACTCTTGAGATTAAAACACGTGTGGCTCATAAGCCTATCAATATCCAAGAAGTCCTTCCACAGTTATGGGTATCGCAAACACCCAATCTTGTCCGTGCCTACCACAAGGGTGGCTTATTTGAACCGCCGGAAGTCGAAGCTGTCACTCGTGAGATTACTAAATGGGAAGAAGACCATGCTAGTGATCTTAGGGGTTTGGTTATACTGATTAAGGAAATCATCAGAGTGGCGAGGGAAAATGACGGGAACGCTGTTATCAAATATGACGGTCGAAGCGATAACCTTGAGGTTtggaggagaaatggaagCAAGATGTTACCAGATGATCTTTATTCGAAGCTCGATAATAAAATGGAATCAGTGCAAGCGATTGGATCAGACTCCTaa
- a CDS encoding uncharacterized protein (predicted protein) — MTSRTDRLAKFFDFVLSGKRPVATVDNFTLLLEAIFEKKNHAACVERIVASPAARNAIHAGVRFNTKPDFLNRHTALFLQYLSDPSIKTLCNGQHLRDIVEVMIEPRTLWNAFMKAFQANALTEPAVQAFTWLVIECLTHASANEADMVDDAQTVVSSGSLLKSTSPETRAYGHKLKLVLELKASNTFIEKSDYVPGGRHDNDHVDFRQIAIYPTNDESCSVEKPFYRRADEILQLPIEKRVAGHLDNQFRLLREDMLSDIREELQAVKGRKKRRTVTTLKGLSVKEIFNGTERRMTPCGLVITCLQGLEALKARDKEGRKAFLKNDRGYLRHQSFGCLLRGKEIVSFATVDRQIDYLLEDEPKIVLRIIGDDAVRKTLSYFKLYSDLMFLFVDTAVFAYEPILKRLQEKAELPLAEDLLNYQRDSEISSSNIIEERLIKDLDHGVRTLQDVLTSEKPINLDSSQMQAFVSGLTQKELESRSSAL, encoded by the exons ATGACGTCTCGTACTGATCGGCTCGCCAAATTTTTCGACTTTGTCCTTAGTGGTAAACGGCCAGTTGCGACTGTCGATAACTTTACGCTGCTACTGGAAGCGATTTTCGAGAAAAAAAACCACGCAGCGTGTGTTGAGCGCATCGTCGCCAGCCCCGCTGCCCGAAACGCCATCCACGCAGGTGTCCGATTCAACACCAAGCCCGACTTCTTGAACAGACACACAGCTTTATTTCTTCAATACCTTTCTGATCCTTCTATCAAGACACTATGTAATGGCCAGCATCTGCGAGATATTGTCGAAGTTATGATTGAGCCGCGAACTTTGTGGAACGCTTTCATGAAGGCCTTCCAAGCAAATGCCCTTACAGAACCGGCGGTACAAGCCTTTACATGGCTCGTGATCGAATGTCTCACTCACGCGTCTGCCAATGAGGCAGATATGGTGGATGATGCCCAGACCGTGGTCAGCAGTGGCTCTCTTCTGAAATCGACATCACCTGAAACCCGCGCCTATGGCCATAAGCTGAAGCTAGTGTTGGAACTCAAGGCAAGTAACACATTTATTGAAAAATCCGATTATGTTCCAGGAGGTCGGCATGACAATGACCACGTCGACTTTCGCCAAATTGCAATTTATCCAACTAATGACGAGTCTTGCTCGGTCGAGAAACCATTCTATCGGCGTGCGGACGAGATCCTGCAACTACCCATCGAAAAGCGGGTCGCAGGTCATCTCGATAATCAATTCCGGCTTTTACGAGAGGACATGCTCTCGGACATACGCGAGGAGCTGCAGGCGGtgaaaggaaggaagaagagacgTACAGTCACCACACTCAAGGGACTGTCTGTAAAAGAGATATTCAATGGCACAGAAAGGCGGATGACCCCTTGCGGCCTGGTGATCACCTGTCTGCAAGGCCTAGAAGCTCTGAAAGCCCGGGACAAGGAAGGTCGAAAGGCTTTTCTAAAGAACGACCGCGGCTATCTACGCCATCAGTCATTCGGCTGTCTTCTCCGTGGTAAAGAGATTGTCTCATTTGCCACGGTTGACAGACAAATCGACTACCTTCTCGAGGACGAGCCAAAGATTGTCTTGCGAATTATAGGAGACGATGCTGTGAGAAAGACGCTATCTTATTTCAAACTCTACAGCGACCTCATGTTCCTCTTTGTAGATACTGCTGTATTCGCCTATGAGCCTATTCTAAAACGTCTTCAGGAGAAAGCGGAGCTTCCTCTTGCAGAGGACCTGTTAAACTACCAACGCGACAGCGAgatctcctcatccaacatCATTGAAGAAAGACTTATCAAGGATCTCGACCATGGTGTGAGAACCCTGCAAGACGTGCTAACCTCCGAGAAACCCATCAACCTCGATTCATCTCAGATGCAAGCATTCGTCTCCGGGCTCACGCAGAAA GAACTGGAAAGTCGTTCATCGGCGCTCTGA
- a CDS encoding F-box protein (predicted protein) — translation MGFGNLPREILSLVISLLIERASPCLDPHDNLQHVCNARLVCRLWNTLARPFVFENVRLAYTDGEYQAWNDMLDSEAVRQAVRCAYIRSAPDDDHPLGIWNAYTDCGYNGLLSAIGRISELDRMKSLHLRFSRHCAGVETDDPRDEVVEDIRRRQEILESVFKTIQRRSSNKCSASTMRSLTIENLQNAPLPEFTSSELFRSVTKDLDALHLMVANEYDEAGPDWDTYRIERQVFEPYLHHQWLVPLSDHLVCLTLSFQMGWGTIPGYFDGRGLHFPRLKTLNLGNFVIGHHNQFDWVLTQSSLMSLRLDRCSIVSHITTHEDNIEKWHVRTNDWYEYPLGSFGIDGPYVIYGFSGTWEVIFDSIRTGLPQLTDFCYHYDDDPVFPVPPGALSVSLSNKRYTTFDDFWHDADEGSGGQDFGDSEWGYPDKRYVNRSEETKMGDSRALNALLQEIRQRQQALRLG, via the coding sequence ATGGGGTTCGGAAACCTCCCGCGAGAAATTTTGAGCCTCGTCATAAGTCTATTGATTGAGAGAGCAAGCCCTTGCTTAGATCCGCACGACAATTTACAGCATGTCTGTAACGCGCGTCTGGTGTGCCGTTTATGGAACACGTTGGCGAGACCATTTGTGTTCGAAAATGTGCGGCTGGCCTATACAGACGGGGAATACCAGGCTTGGAATGACATGCTGGACAGTGAGGCCGTTAGACAGGCCGTCCGATGTGCTTACATCCGCTCTGCCCCGGACGATGATCACCCGCTCGGCATCTGGAACGCCTATACAGACTGCGGTTACAACGGCCTCCTTAGCGCAATCGGCCGCATCTCCGAATTAGACCGCATGAAGTCCCTCCATCTACGATTTTCCAGGCACTGCGCCGGCGTTGAAACAGATGATCCCCGTGATGAAGTTGTCGAAGATATCCGGAGGCGCCAAGAGATCCTGGAATCCGTCTTCAAGACGATCCAGAGGCGTTCAAGTAACAAGTGCAGCGCGAGTACCATGCGTTCTCTGACCATTGAGAACCTGCAAAATGCCCCGCTGCCAGAATTTACCTCATCGGAGCTCTTCAGGAGTGTGACGAAGGACCTCGACGCTCTGCATCTCATGGTGGCTAATGAGTACGATGAAGCCGGACCCGACTGGGACACGTATCGAATTGAACGCCAGGTGTTTGAACCATACCTCCACCACCAGTGGTTGGTTCCTCTCTCCGATCACCTGGTCTGCCTGACACTCTCCTTCCAGATGGGTTGGGGAACTATACCAGGTTATTTTGACGGGAGAGGCCTCCACTTCCCAAGGCTCAAGACGCTGAACCTGGGCAACTTTGTCATCGGGCACCATAATCAGTTTGACTGGGTCTTGACCCAGTCCTCGCTGATGTCCCTTCGTCTAGACCGATGTTCTATTGTGTCACACATAACTACACACGAAGACAATATTGAGAAATGGCACGTCCGGACCAACGACTGGTACGAGTATCCTCTGGGCTCCTTTGGCATTGACGGCCCCTATGTAATCTACGGCTTCTCGGGGACATGGGAGGTCATATTCGACAGCATTCGCACTGGCCTTCCTCAGCTTACCGATTTCTGCTATCATTACGACGATGACCCTGTCTTTCCGGTGCCACCAGGGGCGCTATCTGTCAGCCTAAGCAACAAGAGATATACAACATTCGATGACTTCTGGCATGATGCGGATGAAGGATCGGGAGGGCAGGACTTTGGCGACAGTGAGTGGGGTTATCCTGATAAACGGTATGTGAATCGATCGGAAGAGACGAAAATGGGAGACAGCCGAGCCCTGAACGCGCTGTTGCAGGAGATAAGACAACGGCAGCAGGCTCTTCGGTTGGGCTAG
- a CDS encoding uncharacterized protein (monocarboxylate transporter) — protein MVQRSPAGKLEAIVARLLPRSVAHQIIRRGSNDCGFVPMGPFMAHFGVQNQAFLSEVELSFAESQHIELARNGNEAHGSRTDRAIQNDADFPDGGVNAWRTALGGFLAFIASIGFMSGGSVFQSYYITTALSSSSASDIAWIGSVQLWGCFFFGIWAGRLSDKYGPALPLGLGTVFMVFGIMMASISKKYYQFLLSQGFCVALGMGWIFTPALAVQSQWFLRRRGFVVGAVMSGQNVGGIIWPVLTNKLLIDNGMSLGWTLRIIGFIQLGLMTAATLLVKPRFPRTSNIDGFPIRQYFTHKRTIAFTIALVIMDLGIYIPWFYITPFTMTYGASASLAFYNAAILNGGAFVGCHALGIVADSGLGFFNCLTVTTFASAVVAFAWIGARNVGGIIVWTVAYGILSGALQAIFSPCLSLLAPTPEVTGSWNGIAITIGSFAVLGTGPIAGKLLGDEDGTGYVLMQLFTGICLALAGVFYLATRVLVSRDRWI, from the exons ATGGTCCAGCGTTCACCGGCAGGAAAGTTGGAAGCCATTGTTGCAAGGCTTCTGCCCCGCTCGGTGGCCCATCAAATCATACGCCGTGGGAGCAACGATTGTGGATTTGTCCCGATGGGGCCTTTTATGGCGCACTTCGGAGTGCAAAATCAAGCATTTTTATCG GAGGTCGAACTGTCTTTTGCGGAGAGCCAGCATATTGAGTTGGCCCGTAATGGCAACGAGGCCCATGGAAGCCGTACTGATCGTGCCATCCAAAATGATGCAGATTTTCCAGATGGTGGTGTCAACGCTTGGCGTACCGCTCTCGGTGGGTTTCTCGCATTCATTGCCAGCATTGGATTTATGAGTGGTGGCTCGGTATTCCAGAGTTATTACATCACCACGGCACTGTCTTCATCGAGCGCTTCCGATATTGCCTGGATTGGAAGTGTGCAGCTCTGGggatgctttttctttggcaTTTGGGCCGGGAGACTGTCTGACAAGTATGGACCAGCTTTACCCCTGGGACTGGGAACCGTGTTTATGGTTTTTGGCATCATGATGGCATCCATTTCGAAGAAATACTATCAGTTCTTATTATCGCAAGGATTTTGTGTGGCATTGGGAATGGGCTGGATCTTCACACCGGCTCTAGCAGTTCAGTCACAATGGTTTTTGAGAAGACGGGGCTTCGTGGTTGGTGCTGTTATGTCCGGCCAAAACGTGGGAG GGATCATTTGGCCTGTCTTGACCAATAAGCTTCTCATTGATAACGGAATGTCATTAGGCTGGACACTACGCATCATTGGCTTCATACAGCTGGGTCTGATGACCGCTGCGACTCTATTAGTCAAGCCGCGATTTCCGCGAACCTCGAATATTGATGGGTTCCCCATCAGACAATATTTTACCCATAAACGGACGATCGCTTTTACTATCGCATTGGTCATCATGGACTTGGGAATTTATATCCCGTGG TTTTACATCACACCTTTTACAATGACATATGGTGCTTCTGCGAGTCTGGCCTTCTACAATGCAGCAATCTTAAATGGCGGCGCATTTGTGGGATGTCATGCTTTGGGGATTGTAGCGGATTCTGGGTTGGGCTTTTTCAATTGTCTCACAGTGACCACCTTCGCAAGTGCGGTCGTCGCCTTCGCGTGGATTGGTGCAAGAAATGTTGGAGGTATCATTGTGTGGACGGTAGCATACGGCATTTTATCTGGTGCGCTCCAAGCCATATTTTCGCCATGTTTATCTCTCCTGGCACCGACGCCAGAGGTGACTGGGTCTTGGAATG GGATTGCTATCACGATTGGGTCATTTGCAGTCTTAGGGACTGGTCCGATTGCCGGAAAGTTGCtcggtgatgaggatggaacGGGTTACGTCCTGATGCAATTGTTCACGGGAATTTGCTTGGCCCTTGCGGGCGTTTTCTATCTAGCCACGAGGGTCTTAGTGTCTCGTGACAGATGGATTTAA
- a CDS encoding uncharacterized protein (predicted protein), producing MDGNLAAYVFCRGPYSSDHRESSQARLEFFCPGHNGKASAVFKTSQDPALIIPATNTEKTLHLSYRALHNVVVKAQIRLAALGIAPGSTVALAIRNRIEFVIIFLALIRQGATTSPLNPDCSVRESSEILGYMTPTYTIVAANHYSATSDKNIIEGSELQSVPVAQARWDRTICESLLLYTRVHPISLSIF from the exons atggATGG AAATCTTGCTGCGTATGTGTTTTGTCGCGGTCCTTATTCCAGTGACCATAGAGAATCATCTCAAGCTAGACTTGAATTCTTCTGCCCCGGCCACAATGGCAAAGCTTCTGCTGTTTTCAAAACATCGCAAGATCCGGCTCTGATTATTCCTGCCACTAACACTGAGAAGACCCTTCACCTGTCCTATCGTGCGCTTCATAATGTCGTAGTCAAAGCCCAGATCCGCCTGGCGGCCCTAGGAATCGCACCCGGTAGCACGGTTGCATTAGCTATTCGAAATCGCATCGAGTTCGTCATAATCTTCCTCGCTCTCATTCGACAGGGTGCGACCACATCCCCTCTAAACCCGGATTGTTCTGTGCGGGAGAGCTCTGAAATCCTGGGATACATGACGCCGACGTATACAATCGTGGCAGCGAACCACTACAGCGCAACCTCCGACAAGAATATCATCGAGGGCTCTGAGCTGCAGAGTGTACCTGTCGCTCAAGCGAGGTGGGACAGGACTATATGCGAATCCCTACTGTTGTATACCCGTGTTCACCCaatttctctctctatcttttga